One genomic region from Xyrauchen texanus isolate HMW12.3.18 chromosome 4, RBS_HiC_50CHRs, whole genome shotgun sequence encodes:
- the gjd1a gene encoding gap junction protein delta 1a: MGEWTILERLLEAAVQQHSTMIGRILLTVVVIFRILIVGIVGEKVYEDEQIMFICNTLQPGCNQACYDKAFPISHIRYWVFQIILVCTPSLCFITYSVHQSAKHKDHRYTLLHGPYIDHGHGPSRKLRNINGILVHPESKDDHDCLDLKDIPNIPQGVTYSKSAKIRQQEGISRFYVIQVVFRNVLEIGFLAGQYFLYGFNVPAMFECDRYPCVKEVECYVSRPTEKTVFLVFMFAVSGICVVLNLAELNHLGWRKIKAAIRGVRARRKSICEIRKKDVSHLSSVPNLGRTQSSESAYV; encoded by the coding sequence GATCCTGCTGACAGTCGTGGTGATTTTCCGGATCCTGATCGTGGGTATAGTGGGAGAGAAGGTGTATGAAGATGAACAGATTATGTTTATATGTAACACTCTGCAGCCAGGCTGCAACCAGGCCTGCTATGATAAAGCCTTCCCCATCTCTCATATCCGTTACTGGGTTTTTCAGATCATCCTGGTCTGCACACCCAGCCTCTGTTTTATCACTTACTCTGTGCACCAGTCTGCCAAGCACAAAGATCACAGATACACCCTCCTGCACGGCCCGTACATCGATCACGGACACGGACCAAGCCGCAAGCTCCGAAACATCAACGGTATCCTAGTGCACCCAGAAAGTAAAGATGACCATGATTGTCTGGATTTGAAAGATATTCCCAACATTCCACAGGGGGTCACATACTCCAAAAGTGCCAAGATACGTCAGCAAGAGGGCATCTCTCGTTTCTACGTCATACAGGTTGTGTTCCGGAACGTTTTGGAAATTGGCTTTCTCGCAGGCCAGTACTTCTTGTATGGATTCAATGTTCCCGCCATGTTTGAGTGTGACCGTTACCCCTGCGTGAAGGAGGTGGAATGCTACGTGTCGCGTCCCACAGAGAAGACAGTTTTCCTGGTGTTCATGTTTGCAGTTAGTGGGATCTGTGTGGTGCTGAATTTGGCCGAGCTTAACCACCTGGGTTGGCGAAAGATTAAGGCAGCGATCCGTGGCGTCCGGGCTCGCAGGAAGTCCATTTGTGAGATCCGGAAAAAGGATGTATCCCATTTGTCCTCTGTGCCCAACTTGGGCCGCACCCAGTCTAGCGAATCAGCTTATGTCTGA